In Comamonas sp. lk, the following proteins share a genomic window:
- a CDS encoding porin — translation MTKMTRIALAALAVMGATTAMAQSSVTLYGRINTTVERQKTGDQTVTGMQNNASRWGIRGTEDLGGGLKAGFALESGFNSDTGTGSAWTHPTTGMSFARQSEVNLSGGFGMVRLGNFVPESYYATADYISMHNHDTGSSSDALYYDPVWFGGLSTKNKVGYRTPSIGGLTVDASVSMHEKDPTVGPRKNGYDLAANYATGPLHLGAGYSKVGDNWQAALRGLYTFGQFTVGAYYQRSDQDLIGTRNNFRLSGMYALGASEFHVNVGHANKWSKVADSAATQWTLGYNYNLSKRSKVYGYYTRVNNDSGAAYNAPAGKDFSSIAVGVRHNF, via the coding sequence ATGACCAAGATGACTCGCATCGCTCTGGCCGCACTGGCAGTGATGGGCGCAACCACCGCAATGGCTCAAAGCAGCGTGACGCTGTATGGTCGTATCAACACCACGGTTGAACGCCAAAAGACTGGTGATCAAACTGTCACTGGCATGCAGAACAATGCTTCTCGCTGGGGCATTCGCGGTACCGAAGATCTGGGTGGCGGCCTGAAGGCTGGCTTCGCACTGGAGTCCGGCTTCAATTCCGATACCGGCACCGGTTCCGCCTGGACCCACCCCACCACCGGCATGTCGTTTGCTCGTCAGAGCGAAGTGAATCTGTCTGGCGGTTTCGGTATGGTGCGCTTGGGTAACTTCGTGCCCGAGTCCTACTATGCAACGGCTGACTACATCAGCATGCACAACCACGACACCGGTTCGTCTTCGGATGCCTTGTACTACGATCCCGTCTGGTTTGGTGGTCTGAGCACCAAGAACAAGGTCGGCTATCGCACTCCCAGCATCGGTGGCCTGACGGTGGATGCTTCGGTGTCCATGCATGAGAAGGATCCTACTGTGGGTCCTCGCAAGAACGGCTACGATCTGGCCGCAAACTACGCCACAGGTCCTTTGCACCTGGGCGCTGGCTACAGCAAGGTTGGCGACAACTGGCAAGCTGCTCTGCGCGGTCTGTACACCTTTGGTCAATTCACGGTTGGCGCCTACTATCAGCGCAGCGACCAGGATCTGATCGGTACGCGTAACAACTTCCGCCTGTCGGGCATGTACGCTCTGGGCGCTTCCGAATTCCACGTAAACGTTGGTCACGCCAACAAGTGGAGCAAGGTTGCCGACTCCGCTGCCACGCAGTGGACTCTGGGCTACAACTACAACTTGAGCAAGCGCTCCAAGGTGTACGGTTACTACACCCGCGTGAACAACGACAGCGGTGCTGCATACAACGCACCTGCAGGCAAAGATTTCAGCTCTATTGCCGTTGGCGTTCGCCACAACTTCTAA
- the uvrA gene encoding excinuclease ABC subunit UvrA: protein MTQGLIRIRGARQHNLRNLDIDIRTGELTVVTGPSGSGKSSLVFDTLYAEGQRRYVETFSAYARQFLDRMDKPAVDKVEGVPPAIAIDQTNPVRNSRSTVGTMTEINDHLKLLFARASQLYDRETGMAVRHDTPDTIYAELAQRCEAAGDPRIAITFPVELPANTSAEEVEQWLSASGFTKVQAEREVERAQQASKDADKGKKKAQAVPEKVKVLDVIADRFRLSKAERVRVMEAIEVGLKRGSGRLTVYLLPESGVEGAEPELWKFSQGLHCPESNLSYQEPIPSLFSFNSAVGACEACRGFGRVIGVDWGLVIPNDKLTLRTGAIKPIQTPAWKEIQDDLMRHSEAEGIPRDTSWAKLTQAQKDWVIEGSPNWNGKWTQTWYGIRRYFEYLESKAYKMHIRVLLSKYRSYTECPTCGGARLKTESLLWRVGSKQAADAVLPAHDAGGKYQRFLPQGVGWSREQLDGLPGLCLHDLMRLPITRLRDFFAQLAPAANADKNDGELQALKMLHEEIMTRLQYLCDVGIGYLTLDRQSRTLSGGEVQRINLTTALGTSLVNTLFVLDEPSIGLHPRDMERITEAMHRLRDAGNTLVVVEHDPAVMFAADRMIDMGPGPGARGGQIVFDGTPEDLRKADTLTGAYLGGRKQVGFGLKRMVTEATPRLILEGAREHNLRDVTVDLPLQRLVTITGVSGSGKSTLIQDVLVPALMRHFGKPTDAAGAFERLMGADHLADVMFVDQSPIGKTARSNPVSYVGAWDTLRELFAVAPLSRHRGYTASKFSFNSGDGRCPTCGGSGFEHVEMQFLSDVYLRCPDCNGSRYRPEILEVKIERGGKPLNVADVLELTVAEAALLFSQDRDVIRALQPIVDVGLEYVKLGQPVPTLSGGEAQRLKLAGFLAEAAKAQSKSKQSLAKKGTLFMFDEPTTGLHFEDIAKLMRALRKLLEAGHSLIVIEHNLDVIRASDWLIDLGPEGGDGGGLVVAEGTPEDVRKVSGSHTAQALREYDLAMGVGGEAVHEVAPMLYKAERKAKAVQATPGKDAIEIVNAKEHNLKSLSVNVPRGKFNVVTGVSGSGKSTLAFDILFNEGQRRYLESLNAYARSIVQPAGRPEVDAVYGIPPTVAIEQRLSRGGRKSTVGTTTEVWHFLRLLYVKLGVQHCVHDHAVVQPQTEESIAAQLMTNFRGQTIGLLAPLVVNRKGVYTELADWARPKGYTHLRVDGEFLPTTGFPRIDRFKEHTIELPVASVTVTAANEAELRSHLKQTLEIGKGVLHVLSGIENLAEAMAGGQSTAGIGALQVFSTQRACPVCATSYAELDPRLFSYNSKHGWCPDCVGTGVKLTKDQRKVYDDTLLAEDNRGREVKFEGQEVEDLAEVECSKCHGTRLNPTARAVQFHGVGITDIAELSVSDVRAWAQTLALSGREADIARDLIPEIQSRLEFLEEVGLGYLTLDRGAPTLSGGEAQRIRLAAQLGSNLQGVCYVLDEPTIGLHARDNQILLNALHKLGDKGNTLVVVEHDEDTIRRADHIIDIGPSAGIRGGRLVAEGSVQDIMDAKDSVTGRYLLHAMRHPFKPRRWIGEGEPPQPAAKPAIELRAASAEEVKLAEPKRAKSKKAKAQAATEVEVGTQSFALHWLSLLGAHMHNLQSVDVRVPLERLVAVTGVSGSGKSTLARDVLLSNVAAWVQQRSTKAGRDAMDEGKSPALIGCKGLKGFEVIDRVLEVDQTPIGKTPRSCPATYIGFWDTIRKLFAETLEAKARGYAAGRFSFNTGEGRCPSCEGQGVRTIEMSFLPDVKVPCEVCHGARFNPETLAVTWRGKSIGDVLQMEVDEAVEFFASMPSIAHPLQLLQDVGLGYLTLGQPSPTLSGGEAQRIKLVTELTKVRDEIGRRGQKAPHTLYVLDEPTVGLHMADVDKLIKVLHRLVDGGHSVIVIEHDLDVIAEADWIIDLGPEGGKEGGRIVAEGTPEDLVRAGTHTGKALAPVLART from the coding sequence ATGACGCAGGGCCTGATCCGTATTCGTGGTGCTCGCCAGCACAATCTTCGCAATCTGGACATCGACATCCGCACGGGTGAGTTGACCGTGGTGACGGGCCCCAGCGGCTCGGGCAAGTCCAGTCTGGTGTTTGATACCTTGTATGCCGAAGGCCAGCGTCGGTATGTGGAGACCTTCTCTGCCTATGCGCGCCAGTTTCTGGATCGCATGGACAAGCCTGCGGTAGACAAGGTCGAGGGCGTGCCGCCGGCCATCGCCATCGATCAGACCAACCCGGTGCGCAATTCGCGCTCTACCGTGGGCACGATGACCGAAATCAACGATCATCTGAAACTGCTGTTCGCCCGAGCCTCCCAGCTGTATGACCGCGAAACCGGCATGGCTGTGCGCCACGATACGCCGGACACGATTTACGCCGAACTGGCCCAGCGTTGCGAAGCCGCAGGCGATCCGCGCATCGCCATCACCTTCCCGGTGGAGCTGCCGGCCAATACCTCGGCCGAGGAGGTGGAGCAATGGCTGTCTGCCAGCGGTTTTACCAAGGTGCAGGCCGAGCGCGAAGTGGAGCGCGCGCAGCAGGCCAGCAAGGACGCAGACAAGGGCAAAAAGAAGGCCCAGGCCGTGCCTGAAAAGGTCAAGGTGCTGGATGTAATTGCCGACCGCTTTCGCCTCAGCAAGGCCGAGCGTGTGCGGGTCATGGAGGCGATTGAAGTCGGGCTCAAGCGCGGCAGCGGCCGGCTGACGGTCTATCTGCTGCCGGAAAGCGGTGTGGAAGGTGCAGAGCCCGAGCTGTGGAAATTTTCCCAGGGACTGCATTGCCCGGAGAGCAATCTGTCCTACCAGGAGCCGATTCCTTCGCTGTTCTCCTTCAACTCCGCCGTGGGTGCCTGCGAGGCCTGCCGCGGCTTTGGCCGAGTGATTGGCGTGGACTGGGGCCTGGTGATACCGAACGACAAGCTCACGCTGCGCACGGGGGCCATCAAACCGATTCAAACGCCTGCCTGGAAAGAAATCCAGGATGACTTGATGCGCCACTCGGAAGCCGAAGGCATTCCGCGCGATACCTCCTGGGCCAAGCTGACCCAGGCGCAAAAAGACTGGGTGATCGAAGGTTCGCCGAACTGGAACGGCAAGTGGACGCAGACCTGGTACGGCATACGCCGCTACTTCGAGTACCTGGAAAGCAAGGCCTACAAAATGCATATCCGGGTGCTGCTGTCCAAGTACCGCAGCTACACCGAATGTCCGACTTGCGGCGGCGCGCGCCTGAAGACCGAAAGCCTGCTGTGGCGCGTGGGCAGCAAGCAAGCCGCCGATGCGGTCTTGCCGGCCCACGATGCTGGTGGCAAATACCAGCGTTTTCTTCCCCAGGGCGTGGGCTGGAGCCGCGAGCAGCTCGATGGCTTGCCGGGTCTGTGTCTGCACGATCTGATGCGCTTGCCCATCACGCGTTTGCGGGACTTTTTTGCGCAGCTGGCACCGGCTGCCAATGCAGACAAGAACGATGGCGAACTCCAGGCGCTCAAGATGCTGCATGAGGAAATCATGACGCGTCTGCAGTATCTGTGCGATGTAGGCATTGGCTATCTGACGCTGGATAGACAGAGCCGCACGCTCAGCGGCGGCGAGGTGCAGCGTATCAACCTGACCACAGCCCTGGGCACCTCCTTGGTCAACACCTTGTTTGTGCTGGACGAGCCCTCGATCGGTCTGCACCCGCGCGATATGGAGCGCATCACCGAAGCCATGCACCGCTTGCGCGATGCGGGCAACACGCTGGTGGTGGTCGAGCACGACCCGGCCGTGATGTTTGCCGCCGATCGCATGATTGACATGGGGCCGGGCCCGGGTGCGCGCGGTGGCCAGATCGTGTTTGACGGCACGCCCGAAGATCTGCGCAAGGCCGATACGCTGACCGGTGCCTATCTGGGCGGACGCAAGCAAGTGGGTTTCGGCCTCAAGCGCATGGTGACTGAAGCCACGCCGCGCCTGATTCTGGAAGGCGCGCGTGAACACAATCTGCGGGATGTCACCGTGGATTTACCGCTGCAGCGGCTGGTGACCATTACCGGTGTTTCAGGCTCGGGCAAGTCCACGCTGATTCAGGATGTGCTGGTACCCGCCTTGATGCGCCACTTTGGCAAGCCGACCGATGCCGCAGGTGCGTTTGAGCGTCTGATGGGAGCCGATCATCTGGCTGATGTGATGTTTGTCGATCAGTCGCCCATAGGCAAGACCGCGCGCTCCAATCCGGTCAGCTATGTGGGGGCCTGGGATACGCTGCGCGAGCTGTTTGCCGTGGCGCCGCTGTCGCGTCATCGCGGCTATACCGCGTCCAAGTTCAGCTTCAACAGCGGGGATGGGCGCTGCCCCACCTGCGGCGGTTCGGGCTTTGAGCATGTGGAGATGCAGTTCCTCTCCGACGTCTATCTGCGCTGCCCCGATTGCAATGGTTCGCGCTATCGCCCCGAGATTCTGGAAGTCAAGATCGAACGTGGCGGCAAGCCTTTGAACGTGGCCGACGTGCTAGAGCTGACGGTGGCCGAGGCCGCCTTGCTGTTCTCGCAGGATCGCGATGTGATTCGCGCCCTGCAGCCCATCGTGGATGTCGGGCTGGAATACGTGAAGCTGGGCCAGCCCGTGCCCACGCTGTCGGGGGGAGAGGCCCAGCGCCTGAAGCTGGCCGGCTTTCTGGCCGAGGCGGCCAAGGCCCAGTCCAAATCCAAGCAGTCTTTGGCCAAGAAGGGCACGCTGTTCATGTTCGACGAGCCTACGACAGGCTTGCACTTCGAAGACATTGCCAAGCTGATGCGCGCCCTGCGCAAGCTGCTGGAGGCCGGGCATTCGCTGATCGTGATCGAGCACAATCTGGATGTGATTCGCGCCAGCGACTGGTTGATCGATCTGGGGCCGGAAGGTGGCGACGGCGGCGGCCTGGTGGTAGCCGAAGGCACGCCCGAAGATGTACGCAAGGTCAGCGGATCGCACACCGCACAGGCGCTGCGCGAATACGATCTGGCCATGGGCGTGGGCGGTGAAGCCGTGCACGAGGTGGCCCCCATGCTCTACAAAGCAGAGCGCAAGGCGAAGGCGGTGCAAGCCACTCCGGGCAAGGACGCGATTGAAATCGTCAATGCCAAGGAGCACAACTTGAAGAGCCTGAGCGTGAACGTGCCGCGCGGAAAATTCAATGTGGTGACCGGTGTTTCCGGCTCGGGCAAATCCACGCTGGCCTTTGACATTCTGTTCAACGAAGGCCAGCGCCGTTATCTCGAATCGCTGAATGCCTATGCGCGCTCCATCGTGCAGCCGGCAGGGCGGCCCGAGGTCGATGCCGTCTATGGCATTCCGCCCACGGTGGCCATCGAGCAGCGCCTCTCGCGCGGCGGGCGAAAATCCACGGTGGGAACCACCACCGAGGTCTGGCACTTTCTGCGCCTGTTGTATGTGAAGCTGGGGGTGCAGCATTGCGTTCACGACCATGCGGTCGTGCAGCCGCAGACCGAGGAAAGCATTGCCGCACAGCTGATGACGAACTTCCGCGGCCAGACCATTGGTTTGCTGGCCCCGCTGGTGGTCAACCGCAAGGGCGTCTATACCGAGCTGGCCGATTGGGCACGACCCAAGGGCTATACGCATTTGCGGGTTGATGGCGAGTTCTTGCCCACCACGGGTTTCCCGCGCATCGATAGATTCAAGGAGCACACCATAGAGCTGCCTGTCGCCAGCGTGACGGTGACGGCGGCCAACGAGGCCGAGCTGCGCAGTCATCTCAAGCAGACGCTGGAGATAGGCAAGGGCGTGCTGCATGTGCTTTCCGGCATAGAGAACCTGGCCGAAGCCATGGCCGGTGGGCAGAGCACGGCGGGCATAGGCGCGCTCCAGGTGTTCTCCACCCAGCGTGCCTGCCCGGTCTGCGCCACCAGCTATGCGGAACTGGACCCGCGTCTGTTCTCCTACAACAGCAAGCATGGCTGGTGCCCGGATTGCGTGGGTACGGGCGTGAAGTTGACCAAGGACCAGCGCAAGGTGTATGACGACACCTTGCTGGCCGAAGACAACCGGGGCCGTGAGGTCAAGTTCGAAGGCCAGGAGGTCGAAGACCTGGCCGAGGTGGAGTGCAGCAAATGCCATGGCACGCGTCTGAACCCCACGGCGCGTGCCGTGCAATTTCATGGCGTGGGCATTACGGATATTGCCGAGCTTTCGGTGAGCGATGTGCGCGCCTGGGCGCAAACACTGGCGCTGTCGGGTCGTGAAGCCGATATTGCGCGCGACCTGATTCCCGAGATTCAAAGCCGGCTGGAATTTCTCGAAGAAGTGGGTCTGGGCTATCTGACGCTGGATCGCGGCGCGCCCACCTTGAGCGGCGGCGAAGCCCAGCGCATACGTCTGGCAGCGCAGCTGGGCAGCAATTTGCAAGGCGTTTGCTATGTGCTGGACGAGCCCACGATTGGCCTGCATGCGCGCGACAACCAGATCCTGCTCAACGCCTTGCACAAGCTGGGCGACAAGGGCAACACGCTGGTGGTTGTGGAGCATGACGAAGACACGATTCGCCGCGCCGATCACATCATCGATATCGGCCCCAGTGCCGGCATACGCGGTGGACGCCTGGTGGCCGAAGGCTCGGTGCAGGACATCATGGACGCCAAGGATTCGGTCACCGGCCGTTATCTGCTGCATGCCATGCGCCATCCGTTCAAGCCGCGCCGCTGGATTGGCGAGGGCGAGCCGCCCCAGCCTGCGGCGAAGCCTGCTATCGAATTGCGTGCTGCCAGCGCTGAAGAAGTAAAACTTGCAGAGCCAAAACGAGCCAAGTCCAAGAAAGCAAAAGCGCAAGCTGCTACGGAAGTTGAAGTTGGCACACAGTCTTTTGCTCTGCATTGGCTGAGTCTGTTGGGCGCGCATATGCACAATCTGCAAAGCGTGGATGTGCGGGTTCCGCTGGAGCGGCTGGTGGCGGTGACGGGGGTGTCGGGCTCTGGCAAATCCACGCTGGCGCGCGATGTGCTGCTGAGCAATGTGGCGGCCTGGGTACAGCAGCGCTCCACGAAGGCCGGGCGCGATGCCATGGATGAAGGCAAGTCTCCGGCGCTGATCGGTTGCAAAGGCTTGAAGGGTTTTGAAGTCATCGACCGGGTGCTGGAAGTGGACCAGACGCCGATTGGCAAGACACCGCGCTCCTGCCCCGCAACCTATATCGGTTTCTGGGACACGATTCGCAAGCTGTTTGCCGAGACGCTGGAAGCCAAGGCGCGCGGCTATGCGGCGGGTCGCTTCTCGTTCAATACGGGCGAAGGGCGCTGCCCATCTTGCGAAGGCCAGGGCGTGCGCACCATAGAGATGAGCTTTCTGCCCGATGTGAAAGTGCCTTGCGAGGTCTGCCATGGTGCGCGCTTCAACCCGGAAACCCTGGCTGTGACCTGGCGCGGCAAGAGCATTGGCGATGTGCTGCAGATGGAGGTAGACGAGGCGGTGGAGTTCTTTGCCTCCATGCCCAGCATTGCCCATCCGCTGCAGCTTTTGCAGGATGTGGGTCTGGGCTATCTGACCCTGGGCCAGCCATCGCCCACACTGAGCGGCGGCGAAGCCCAGCGCATCAAGCTGGTGACCGAACTGACCAAGGTGCGCGACGAAATCGGCCGCCGGGGGCAGAAGGCACCGCATACGCTGTATGTGCTGGACGAGCCCACGGTGGGCCTGCACATGGCCGATGTGGACAAGCTGATCAAGGTGCTGCACCGCCTGGTGGACGGCGGCCACAGCGTGATCGTCATCGAGCACGATCTGGACGTGATTGCCGAGGCCGACTGGATCATCGATCTGGGCCCCGAAGGCGGCAAGGAGGGCGGACGCATCGTGGCCGAAGGCACGCCGGAAGATCTGGTCCGTGCCGGTACGCACACGGGCAAGGCGCTGGCGCCGGTGCTGGCGCGTACCTGA
- a CDS encoding MFS transporter, which produces MAKDSDPKVVRKVVTSALIGATIEWYDFFLYGVVAGIVFSKLYFPGEDPLISALLAYTTFAVGFVTRPLGGIIFGHFGDKVGRKSMLVITLMIMGVSTFLIGLTPTFDQIGIAAPILLLLLRIAQGIGLGGEWGGAVLMAYEYAPKNKRGFYASLPQIGLAIGLFLASGVVALLSWLCTDEQFMAWGWRIAFLISGVMVLVGMYIRMHVQETPEFAAVKERNAETAIPFLDMMRRYPGNVLKGMGARYIDGVFFNIFGVFSISYLNDTVKISRTDALIGVMMAAVVMCFTIPFFGRVSDRFGRPRIFMWGSIVTAISAFPAFWIMTHAGSSPLLIWASVVIPLGVLYAAIYGPEAALFCDLFDAKVRYTGISFVYQFSGIFASGITPIIATSLIKVGGGSPWLVCFYVLFAGLVSALCARSIGNSPQVHEQIQEETASGSRPSRKLSNA; this is translated from the coding sequence ATGGCAAAAGACAGTGATCCCAAGGTAGTTCGTAAGGTAGTCACCTCAGCACTGATCGGGGCCACCATCGAGTGGTACGACTTCTTTCTTTACGGCGTGGTCGCCGGCATCGTTTTCAGCAAGCTCTACTTTCCAGGAGAAGACCCGCTGATTTCCGCCCTCCTGGCCTACACCACATTTGCGGTCGGCTTTGTGACCCGCCCGCTGGGCGGCATCATCTTTGGCCACTTTGGTGACAAAGTCGGTCGCAAAAGCATGCTGGTGATCACGCTCATGATCATGGGCGTTTCCACCTTCCTCATAGGCCTGACTCCGACCTTTGATCAAATCGGCATTGCCGCCCCCATCTTGCTGTTGCTGCTCAGAATTGCTCAAGGCATTGGCCTCGGCGGTGAATGGGGTGGCGCAGTGCTGATGGCCTATGAGTACGCACCCAAAAACAAGCGCGGCTTTTACGCTTCCCTGCCGCAAATTGGCCTGGCCATAGGCTTGTTTCTGGCTTCCGGCGTCGTGGCCCTGCTGTCTTGGTTGTGCACCGATGAACAATTCATGGCCTGGGGCTGGCGCATTGCCTTCCTGATTTCCGGCGTGATGGTGCTGGTTGGAATGTACATACGCATGCATGTACAGGAAACGCCTGAATTTGCGGCCGTCAAGGAACGCAATGCGGAAACCGCCATTCCCTTCCTGGACATGATGCGCCGCTACCCCGGCAACGTCTTGAAAGGCATGGGCGCGCGTTACATCGACGGTGTTTTCTTCAACATCTTCGGCGTTTTCTCCATCAGCTATCTGAATGACACGGTGAAGATATCCCGAACGGATGCATTGATAGGTGTGATGATGGCCGCCGTGGTCATGTGTTTCACCATCCCGTTCTTTGGCCGGGTTTCAGACCGCTTCGGGCGTCCTCGCATCTTCATGTGGGGGTCCATCGTCACCGCGATCTCAGCTTTTCCGGCCTTCTGGATCATGACTCATGCTGGCAGCAGCCCACTGCTTATCTGGGCCTCAGTCGTCATCCCGCTCGGCGTGCTCTATGCCGCCATCTATGGTCCGGAAGCCGCTCTGTTTTGCGACCTGTTTGACGCCAAGGTACGGTACACCGGCATCTCCTTCGTCTATCAATTCTCGGGGATCTTTGCCTCTGGCATCACTCCCATCATTGCAACCAGCCTGATCAAGGTCGGCGGCGGATCTCCCTGGCTCGTCTGCTTCTATGTGCTGTTTGCAGGTCTGGTATCGGCCCTGTGCGCCCGGTCGATAGGCAACAGCCCACAAGTGCATGAGCAGATTCAGGAAGAGACTGCATCGGGCTCCCGCCCCTCCAGAAAACTGAGCAATGCCTGA